From the genome of Brassica oleracea var. oleracea cultivar TO1000 chromosome C4, BOL, whole genome shotgun sequence:
GTGGTCAGGGTTTGAGTTTGAAGTGGAAAGATGGTTATGGGCAATTAAATGATGATGATTATAAATCATGGAGTGATGATTATGAAAGCTTGTACAAGTTTTATCCTATGAGGGCCCCTCTGAGGTCGTCCTACTTACCTCCTGGGCTCCCTCTCCATAAAGAAAATAATGTAAGTTTGAAGCATTTTTATCTCACATCTTTATATCGACCCTCAACAAAAACTAGAATGGTATATCACGGTAACGTAATCGTATTAATGAATCTGGTAGTTCTGATCAGTTGTTAATTATTATTATTTTCTTTTACTGAATCTTTATGATTAGGCTTTATATTTTAAGAGGGGGAATCCTTATCATATGTCAATAAATGATGATACGTCTTCCAAAAAAGATGATGAATCATGTGAGGAAGAGGAAGAGGAAGAGGAGGAAGAGGCTAACTTGGAGACCTATATCCCTAGTGGGTACCATCATCGTAATGAAGAAGACACCGTAAGTTTGAATCAGTTCTTCACATCTATTTATATATATATATTTTTTTTTTTTTGATCAAAGAGATCTATTTATATCTATGCTTACAAGAACTAGGGGAATTCATTAATTCTAATAACTTGCTAGTTTGGTTTATTTTCTTTGATTGGATCTTTATGGTTGTATTCAGGAGGATTCGAGAATTCGTTATGAGCAGCTAAAGACGGCGAGTTCGAGGGCCAGAGATGGTTATGAGCTGTTAAAGAATGATGACACGTCTTCCGAAGATGAGGATCCATACGTGAAGGAATATTGGAGGCTGAAGTATAGAATCATGAGCGATGCAACTAACATATCATTAGTGGATGATGATGATGATGATATTTATATTGATGATATTGATGATGATGACTTGTCGGACCAGTTACAAGGATTTGTGGATGTGAAGGAAGAGGAGATAGAGAATAAAACGGAATGTGGCGAGGTCGAGACCCTTTCCCCAGAATGTGATTGGGTTTTTGTGACGAGGGATTAGGTCTTTGATTTTTGGCATATTTTGTGTCTCATCTGAATTCGAGTGTTTTATACTTTATATCGGCTTTTATGGGGTTTTTTTTCTTGCGGTACGAGTTAGATTGTGCTAGTTTTTGGAATGTTTCATTCACAATTCCTATTCTCTTATCAACTATTATCTTCTTCTTACCAAGTGTTGTGTTTTATAACCATCATTTCTTTTTCTTTGCTGAACTGGTTTTTCATAAAACCAGAAAATTTGAAGTGTTCATTTTGTTAACTAAATTTGATGCATTAACAAAATTTAAAACCGTTAAACAATAAAACTGACGAAGATAATAAAAGTTCTAGCTAATAAATTTGTTTTTCAAAATACGCGAAGTTTTAGGTTGGGATATAAATATTAAAAAACTTGTTTTTTTTTTTAAAAAGTATCATTAAAATATAAATAAAAAATAATTCAACTAATCACAAAACAGATGATAAAATATGATGGTTACACATTTTTTGATAAAGTTAAAAGGTACATTAAAATATGAAAATATCATATATTTTGAAACATCAAAAACTCATTAAAACATCATCTATTTCGAAAGGGAGGGAGTATCTAATTGTAATCACAAGAAAATAGAAAGATTAAGATGCTTGATGTGTCAAAAGCTATTTCTTTAGGAGTGTCAGGGCTGGTGATGCAATGAGGCTAGAAGTAGGTTACTTCAATGATTGTTTCAGTCACGACATCGTTCACAATAATATTTTAAACCAAAAAGAACAAATTGACAGTAATGATACTGAGAGCATCTCTAGCTAGAGGATTTAGTTTTGGGGTTCCATATATA
Proteins encoded in this window:
- the LOC106338054 gene encoding protein bfr2, with protein sequence MGGVEDNHWVDLMIDKIGFALTKVDESIQKSIELWKDLTKDIYDEQPTLDTTGQPNNVKSGEEDYSQDKSVTEVKERPIQHWAMRLGEAKESPSQHWDMCASKISESLIQEQGDDEVDEKEKEDDEGTVSESSGEEDMCELTLGKSASRYRPNLHHHHNEEASTGLSLKWKDGYGQLNDDDYKSWSDDYESLYKFYPMRAPLRSSYLPPGLPLHKENNALYFKRGNPYHMSINDDTSSKKDDESCEEEEEEEEEEANLETYIPSGYHHRNEEDTEDSRIRYEQLKTASSRARDGYELLKNDDTSSEDEDPYVKEYWRLKYRIMSDATNISLVDDDDDDIYIDDIDDDDLSDQLQGFVDVKEEEIENKTECGEVETLSPECDWVFVTRD